One genomic segment of Hordeum vulgare subsp. vulgare chromosome 2H, MorexV3_pseudomolecules_assembly, whole genome shotgun sequence includes these proteins:
- the LOC123428678 gene encoding formin-like protein 3, which yields MGRINGSQTPSPAPSSSPPPLPPPPRPPPRPTPPPRLPPPLPSPHPPARPARRLSPAQPRPPPARQARRLFRLSPAQPRPPLTRPARRLSPARPARRPPPAQPRPPPFPCSPRPPPSACSAAPTTCSPRPPPPPPPPPPARPPSARRHVFLSCARASPGGFQERRGREAPPHARGRGGDAARQHHPTPPAGEEAASGRARGGAARARALRLRVRGGGGLRVRAAPDGVGEGQGLPAVAGAGVRPGGRVGARAARAAGDRGRGGSFVWAGAADLTPLRDDFPCLAGVGLRSNCKVEFALALDGALAEVARRVDAGLSCGCGGAAAKGQVFQNSGLRRGASVAAVDAGFARDALRGEAFLRYVGALAVAPGDGADRLDVAVSMNRHSDRLAATADDSVWQPQFTRFRFKVWNKQVKVSCT from the exons ATGG GAAGAATTAACGGCAGCCAGACGCCCTCGCCTGCACCATCGTCGTCGCCTCCGCCTCTGCCTCCCCCTCCCCGTCCGCCTCCGCGTCCAACTCCCCCTccccgtctgcctcctcccctcccctctccgcACCCGCCCGCTCGCCCCGCCCGCCGCCTCTCCCCCGCTCAGCCCCGCCCTCCGCCTGCTCGCCAGGCACGTCGCCTGTTCCGCCTCTCCCCTGCTCAGCCCCGCCCTCCGCTTACTCGCCCCGCCCGCCGCCTTTCCCCTGCTCGCCCCGCCCGCCGCCCTCCGCCTGCTCAGCCGCGCCCACCGCCTTTCCCCTGCTCGCCCCGCCCGCCGCCCTCCGCCTGCTCAGCCGCGCCCACCACCTGCTCGCCccgcccgccgcctccccctcccccccccccccccgctcggcCTCCCAGCGCTCGACGCCATGTTTTCCTCTCTTGCGCCAGAGCGAGCCCTGGCGGCTTCCAAGAACGTCGAGGACGAGAGGCTCCGCCACATGCACGCGGACGTGGCGGAGATGCTGCTCGCCAACACCACCCCACGCCGCCGGCGGGTGAGGAAGCCGCCTCCGGCCGCGCCcgaggaggagcggcgcgggcGCGCGCGCTACGGCTGCGcgttcgaggaggaggagggctccgggtTCGCGCCGCCCCGGATGGTGTGGGCGAAGGTCAGGGGCTACCCGCGGTGGCCGGGGCAGGTGTTCGACCCGGCGGACGCGTTGGGGCTCGCGCTGCGCGAGCGGCGGGCGACCGGGGCCGCGGCGGCTCCTTCGTGTGGGCCGGCGCAGCGGACCTCACCCCGCTCCGCGACGACTTCCCGTGCCTCGCCGGCGTCGGCCTAAGGAGCAACTGCAAGGTCGAGTTCGCCCTCGCCCTGGACGGCGCGCTGGCCGAGGTCGCGCGCCGCGTCGACGCCGGCCTCTCATGCGGGTGCGGCGGCGCCGCCGCCAAGGGGCAAGTGTTCCAAAACTCCGGCCTTCGCAGAGGCGCGTCCGTCGCGGCCGTGGACGCCGGCTTCGCCCGGGACGCGCTCCGCGGCGAGGCGTTCCTCCGGTACGTTGGCGCGCTGGCAGTGGCGCCGGGGGACGGTGCCGACAGGCTTGACGTTGCTGTTAGTATGAACAG GCATTCAGACAGATTGGCAGCTACAGCAGATGATTCAGTATGGCAACCGCAGTTTACTCGCTTCCGATTCAAAGTTTGGAACAAACAAGTTAAAG TATCCTGTACATAG
- the LOC123430642 gene encoding uncharacterized protein LOC123430642 — protein sequence MGALYDRVRTKGPTWQLGGFIIDDPLTDVRTIREVFLCPVLISLWRVCHAWHKKLMNKCSDFERRSMMSKRLGEAISSIRGNGDIELFQAFLEDFIDCSGFVDYFKALWFPRLGAWTSVLKTNPLATAEVASAIERYHHLLKLRLLNEADESIYQHADWLVHKLGTKVHSYYWLDEFSGKDSFSRYWRSEWKTGPNPWQQGLQIPDSDIVIEGNCARVVCQKHKEKSHVVLNPSSELALCDCSWSSKGNLCKHAMKSAKEHEPYDDP from the exons ATGGGTGCTCTATATGATCGAGTTCGTACAAAAGGCCCGACATGGCAGTTGGGCGGCTTCATTATTGATGATCCATTGACTGATGTGCGCACTATAAG GGAAGTGTTTCTGTGCCCGGTGTTGATTTCCTTATGGCGTGTCTGTCACGCTTGGCATAAAAAATTGATGAACAAGTGTTCAGATTTTGAGAGGCGTTCAATGATGTCTAAACGACTTGGGGAGGCAATATCCAGCATCAGAGGAAACGGTGATATAGAATTATTTCAGGCCTTCCTGGAAGATTTTATTGATTGCTCTGGCTTTGTAGACTACTTCAAAGCTCTATGGTTTCCAAGACTTG ggGCATGGACAAGCGTCTTGAAGACCAACCCGTTGGCTACTGCTGAGGTAGCTTCAGCAATTGAGAGGTACCACCACCTGCTAAAACTTCGGCTGTTGAATGAGGCAGATGAAAGCATCTATCAACATGCAGACTGGTtggttcacaagttgggtacaaaggTTCACTCTTACTATTGGTTGGATGAATTTTCTGGGAAGGACAGTTTCTCTCGCTACTGGAGGAGTGAGTGGAAAACCGGCCCAAACCCATGGCAGCAGGGATTGCAAATTCCAGATTCTGATATTGTAATTGAAGGCAATTGTGCTAGAGTGGTCTGCCAGAAACACAAGGAGAAGTCCCATGTCGTTCTGAACCCAAGCTCTGAGCTTGCATTGTGTGACTGTAGTTGGTCAAGCAAGGGAAACCTTTGCAAGCATGCAATGAAGTCGGCTAAG